The proteins below come from a single Ruegeria sp. SCSIO 43209 genomic window:
- a CDS encoding YSC84-related protein, translated as MSSSNSPRLSRRGFAFGMAGLTLTAACGNGVGNSNAVTLDARVDATLNEMYSKYPNTVEIANKANGMLVMPLITDAGFIFGGAYGQGALRIQGATVDYYSAISGTAGLQIGAQQYAHVLFFMTEEALNDFRRSSGWTAGADIGYVVDATGESLSTDTTQLRKPVLAAVFGQAGLKFGATVEGTKYTRIIP; from the coding sequence ATGAGCAGTTCAAACTCCCCCCGACTTAGCCGTCGCGGTTTTGCTTTTGGCATGGCCGGACTGACGCTGACCGCCGCCTGCGGCAACGGCGTTGGCAACTCCAACGCAGTCACACTCGACGCGCGCGTCGACGCGACGCTGAACGAGATGTACAGCAAGTATCCCAACACCGTTGAGATTGCCAACAAGGCCAACGGAATGTTGGTCATGCCACTGATTACAGATGCCGGATTTATCTTTGGTGGCGCCTATGGTCAGGGTGCACTGCGTATTCAGGGCGCGACGGTCGACTATTATTCCGCCATCTCCGGTACTGCGGGCCTGCAGATCGGCGCACAGCAATATGCGCATGTTCTGTTCTTTATGACCGAAGAGGCCTTGAACGATTTCCGCCGCTCCAGCGGTTGGACGGCCGGTGCAGATATCGGATACGTCGTCGACGCGACCGGAGAATCCTTGTCGACCGACACCACTCAGTTGCGCAAACCCGTGCTGGCCGCAGTCTTTGGACAAGCGGGTCTGAAGTTCGGCGCGACGGTCGAAGGCACCAAATATACGCGCATCATCCCCTAA
- the trkA gene encoding Trk system potassium transporter TrkA, with protein sequence MKVIICGAGQVGWQIARHLSGELNDVTVVDNNPDLVRRATETLDVQGIAGFASYPDVLDRAGARDADMIIAATHSDEVNMVTCQMAHSVFSIQRKIARLRSKSYLEAIHSDLYRRDHLPIDVVISPEREVAAAAMRRLSAPSAFDTEIFMDGKAQLLGIRVEEDCPIVNTPLRQLTDLFSTLSSIVVGVRREGTLFAPESEDQLFVGDECYVFTSVKDVERTMEVFGKAQRKQDRVVIVGGGNVGLEVARTLEERESRVRAKIIERDRKCAEIAAEALERTIVLNGDGLDSSLLSEAGIERADAMLAVTDDDRTNMLAAVRAKGEGCPLAIALINDPSMVALMGPLGIDAYINPRATTVSSILRHIRHGRVRQVYSIGDAEAEVIEAEVLSTSPMAGQKLRDIDFPEGVLVGAVRKGDEVLRPTGSLRIDEKDVVAIFAMAKDVPEVERLMQVSIDFF encoded by the coding sequence ATGAAGGTCATCATATGCGGTGCCGGTCAAGTCGGCTGGCAGATTGCGCGTCACCTTTCGGGCGAACTGAACGATGTGACGGTGGTCGACAACAATCCCGATCTGGTACGTCGCGCGACCGAGACGCTGGACGTGCAGGGGATCGCCGGTTTCGCCAGTTATCCGGATGTGCTGGATCGGGCAGGGGCGCGGGATGCCGATATGATCATCGCCGCGACCCATTCGGATGAGGTGAATATGGTCACCTGCCAGATGGCGCATTCGGTTTTTTCGATCCAGCGCAAGATCGCGCGTTTGCGGTCGAAATCCTATCTTGAAGCAATCCATTCCGATCTCTACCGCCGCGATCATCTGCCCATTGATGTAGTGATCAGCCCGGAACGCGAAGTTGCCGCCGCAGCGATGCGCCGTCTTTCGGCACCTTCTGCTTTCGATACCGAGATATTCATGGATGGAAAGGCGCAACTGCTGGGCATTCGGGTCGAGGAAGACTGCCCAATCGTCAACACACCGCTGCGACAATTGACCGACCTGTTTTCCACGCTCAGCTCGATTGTGGTTGGTGTGCGCCGTGAAGGGACGCTGTTTGCGCCGGAATCCGAGGATCAGCTGTTTGTAGGCGACGAATGCTACGTCTTCACTAGCGTAAAAGACGTTGAACGTACGATGGAGGTGTTCGGCAAGGCTCAGCGTAAGCAAGATCGTGTGGTGATCGTCGGCGGCGGTAATGTCGGGTTGGAAGTGGCCCGCACACTGGAAGAGCGCGAAAGCCGGGTGCGTGCCAAGATCATCGAGCGTGACCGCAAATGCGCCGAAATCGCTGCCGAGGCATTGGAGCGGACGATTGTTCTGAACGGCGACGGCCTAGATTCATCTTTGCTGAGCGAAGCAGGGATTGAGCGCGCCGACGCGATGTTGGCGGTCACGGATGACGATCGCACCAACATGCTGGCCGCGGTACGCGCCAAGGGAGAGGGTTGTCCACTGGCCATCGCCCTGATCAACGACCCCAGCATGGTCGCTTTGATGGGACCGCTGGGGATTGACGCATATATCAACCCGCGCGCCACCACTGTCAGTTCGATCCTGCGTCACATTCGGCACGGGCGCGTGCGTCAGGTGTATTCCATTGGAGATGCCGAGGCCGAGGTAATCGAGGCCGAAGTGCTATCAACCTCGCCCATGGCTGGACAAAAACTGCGCGACATCGATTTCCCAGAAGGCGTCCTGGTCGGCGCAGTACGCAAAGGTGACGAGGTTCTGCGCCCGACCGGCAGCCTGCGCATCGACGAGAAAGACGTGGTGGCGATCTTTGCAATGGCCAAAGACGTGCCCGAGGTTGAGCGTCTGATGCAGGTTTCAATCGATTTCTTCTGA
- a CDS encoding penicillin acylase family protein yields MGLVFRWLVRLTTGLILLAIAAVGLVYFLASQSLPEYNQTLEVEGITAPVEIVRDTANVPHILGQSDPDVFFGLGYAHAQDRLWQMTILRRTAQGRLSEVFGQRTVAIDKLLRRFDLYGLAHRSVEFQDDYTKAALRAYSAGINARLTEINEQALGRGAPEMFLFNAPVPPWQPGDSVAIIKLMSLQLSGHLADEVLRARTSLMLDNPARLADILPDVPGPGIAALPEYADLFPDLPRYAQGTPMPDTPLSPFPQRGLAGASNAWTAAPSRSASGGTLLANDPHLGLTAPGIWYLARLELAKGGVIGATIPGVPAISAGRSERLGWGLTSSYLDDQDVHIEQLNPDNPEEYLTPDGYKRFQTRPSIIEIKDAAPITLTLRWTENGPVLPGTHYDLETITPPGHVASLSWSALSPRDTSMSASLALMNADSVRDAIDAAEDYIAPSQNLSLVDKDTIGMKLVGAMPRRDLNNQSRGRIPTPGWLERNRWQGRLPYSDNPEFVAPVGGVLGNTNNKIIDRPFPRHVSYEWGDTQRVNRWERLMQSREVHTRDSFIEAQLDTVSFTARSLLPLIGADLWFTGESAPEGTPERQRQIALDLLANWNGEMNEHLPEPLIYAAWLRALQIRLISDELGPLAAEYKHVEPLFIERVYRDIDGASVWCDVVQSAPVENCTDMARLALDDAIIWISERYGPALESLRWGDAHQATQDHPALGQVPVLRFFVNIRQSTSGGDNTLLRGRTSGEGPDPFQNVHGAGYRGVYDFADPDSSVFITATGQSGHFLSRYYDDQAQLWRRGEYIPMSLDIGLARAAAVGVTVLNPR; encoded by the coding sequence ATGGGTCTGGTTTTTCGCTGGCTGGTGAGACTTACGACAGGCCTGATCCTGCTGGCAATCGCTGCTGTGGGGTTGGTCTACTTTCTGGCCAGCCAATCCCTGCCTGAATACAATCAAACGCTTGAAGTTGAAGGAATAACTGCCCCTGTCGAGATCGTTCGCGACACTGCAAATGTGCCGCATATACTGGGCCAGTCCGACCCGGACGTGTTCTTTGGTCTGGGCTATGCCCATGCACAAGACAGGCTGTGGCAGATGACCATTCTGCGTCGGACCGCACAGGGCCGCTTGTCCGAAGTGTTCGGCCAGCGCACGGTAGCCATCGACAAATTACTGCGTCGTTTCGATCTTTACGGACTCGCCCATCGCTCAGTCGAGTTTCAGGACGACTATACCAAGGCCGCGCTTCGCGCTTATTCCGCAGGGATCAATGCTCGGCTTACCGAGATCAACGAACAGGCGCTTGGACGTGGCGCCCCCGAGATGTTCCTGTTCAACGCCCCCGTTCCCCCATGGCAGCCGGGCGACAGCGTAGCGATTATCAAGCTGATGAGCCTTCAGCTTTCCGGCCATCTTGCTGATGAAGTGTTGCGCGCACGCACATCGCTGATGCTGGATAATCCCGCACGGCTGGCCGACATTCTGCCCGACGTCCCCGGTCCCGGTATTGCCGCGCTGCCCGAGTATGCTGATCTGTTTCCAGACCTTCCGCGCTATGCCCAAGGCACCCCGATGCCCGACACGCCGCTGTCGCCTTTCCCGCAGCGCGGGCTGGCAGGTGCGTCAAACGCGTGGACCGCCGCGCCGTCCCGCTCGGCCAGCGGTGGCACGTTGCTGGCAAACGATCCGCATCTGGGCCTCACCGCCCCGGGTATCTGGTATCTGGCGCGGCTGGAACTGGCCAAAGGCGGCGTTATCGGTGCAACCATTCCAGGCGTACCGGCAATCTCAGCCGGACGGAGTGAGCGCTTGGGTTGGGGCCTTACCTCCTCCTATCTGGACGATCAGGACGTTCACATCGAACAACTGAACCCCGACAATCCCGAAGAATACCTTACTCCAGACGGCTACAAACGCTTTCAGACCCGCCCTTCGATTATCGAGATCAAAGACGCCGCCCCAATTACCCTGACCCTGCGCTGGACCGAGAATGGCCCGGTTCTGCCGGGCACGCATTATGATCTGGAAACCATCACACCACCGGGCCATGTCGCGTCTCTGTCGTGGAGCGCGCTTAGCCCCCGCGATACATCCATGAGCGCCTCTTTGGCGCTGATGAATGCCGATTCAGTTCGAGACGCCATTGACGCGGCCGAGGACTATATTGCCCCTTCGCAAAACTTGTCGCTTGTCGATAAAGACACGATCGGCATGAAACTGGTCGGCGCAATGCCCCGGCGCGATCTGAACAATCAAAGCCGAGGCCGCATTCCCACCCCCGGCTGGCTGGAACGGAACCGTTGGCAGGGCCGCCTGCCCTACTCAGACAATCCTGAATTCGTGGCCCCGGTCGGCGGAGTTCTGGGTAACACCAACAACAAGATTATCGACCGGCCCTTCCCCCGCCATGTGTCGTACGAGTGGGGCGACACCCAGCGGGTCAATCGCTGGGAACGCCTGATGCAATCGCGCGAGGTACATACGCGTGACAGTTTTATCGAAGCGCAGTTGGACACGGTTAGCTTTACAGCGCGATCACTGCTTCCTCTGATCGGCGCCGACCTCTGGTTTACCGGTGAGTCGGCACCCGAAGGCACGCCCGAACGGCAGCGTCAAATCGCGCTGGATCTGCTGGCCAACTGGAACGGTGAGATGAACGAGCATCTGCCGGAACCCCTGATCTACGCCGCATGGTTGCGCGCGCTGCAAATCCGCCTGATCTCGGACGAACTTGGTCCGCTGGCTGCCGAGTACAAGCATGTCGAGCCGCTGTTTATCGAACGGGTGTATCGCGATATCGACGGTGCCTCGGTCTGGTGCGACGTGGTTCAGAGCGCTCCCGTTGAAAATTGCACCGACATGGCACGACTGGCCCTGGATGACGCGATCATTTGGATTTCCGAGCGCTATGGCCCCGCACTCGAATCTTTACGCTGGGGCGATGCGCATCAGGCCACCCAGGACCACCCTGCGCTGGGCCAGGTTCCGGTGCTGCGGTTTTTCGTCAACATCCGCCAATCCACCAGCGGTGGCGATAACACACTGCTGCGCGGGCGCACGTCAGGCGAAGGACCGGACCCGTTCCAGAATGTGCATGGCGCAGGTTATCGTGGCGTCTACGATTTTGCGGACCCCGATAGTTCGGTTTTCATCACCGCAACTGGCCAGTCAGGCCATTTCCTATCTCGCTATTATGACGATCAGGCCCAACTATGGCGGCGCGGGGAATACATCCCCATGTCGCTGGATATCGGGCTTGCCCGAGCAGCGGCAGTTGGTGTGACCGTCCTGAACCCGCGCTGA
- a CDS encoding TrkH family potassium uptake protein — MLQARGQQRIGVLRRLPLLLMIWGIVSLAMWIPAVYALALDDHATSRSFFYSGLLGVFAVSIIALAMSNRRPRRGTLGQLAVLLAAFTVLPIFLAIPFHDALGTTSFLNAYFDMVSALTTTGADLFPDPARLSAPLHLWRALVGWMGGLLMWISAAAILAPLSLGGFEVTARGQPGRPVSGVAQSEKSDPRGHLIRVSRTLAPVYAGLTAVIWILLLIAGEQGLTAVSHAMSVIATSGISPVGGLEGSTAGITGEAILFLFLFFALSRLTFSTDTATSGYSRLDKDPEFRIGIFIVLAVAVLLFIRFLAGTAELNIAVEVRQALGVFWGFMFTAMSFLTTAGFESANWNDAQQLSGLSTPGLILMGLALVGGGVATTAGGVKLLRVFALYLNGKREIDRLIYPSSVSGEGGGNRRIQSDGAFIAWIFLMMFALTLALFDLLLAVMGVGFEQAMLLSVAALSTTGPLIELATDVPIRLIDLSSGAKLTVCAAMVIGRLETLAIVALITPTLWRD; from the coding sequence ATGTTGCAAGCACGCGGACAGCAACGGATCGGAGTATTGCGGCGATTGCCGCTGCTGCTGATGATCTGGGGTATCGTGTCGCTGGCAATGTGGATACCCGCAGTTTATGCGCTGGCGCTGGATGATCACGCCACCTCACGGTCATTCTTCTATTCCGGATTGCTGGGTGTTTTTGCGGTGTCGATCATAGCTCTGGCCATGTCGAACCGACGACCACGGCGGGGAACGCTTGGCCAATTGGCGGTTCTGCTGGCCGCCTTTACCGTACTGCCGATATTTCTTGCTATTCCGTTTCACGATGCGCTGGGGACAACCAGCTTCCTGAACGCTTATTTCGATATGGTCAGCGCGCTGACCACAACCGGCGCTGATCTGTTCCCCGATCCCGCACGCCTTTCGGCGCCGTTGCACCTATGGCGCGCGTTGGTCGGTTGGATGGGCGGATTGCTGATGTGGATCTCGGCGGCCGCGATTCTGGCGCCCTTGTCGTTGGGCGGTTTCGAAGTCACAGCCCGGGGGCAACCGGGGCGTCCCGTCTCGGGCGTGGCACAGAGCGAGAAGTCCGATCCACGCGGCCATCTGATCCGCGTGTCGCGCACATTGGCACCCGTCTATGCGGGTTTGACAGCTGTGATCTGGATCCTGCTGTTGATCGCAGGTGAGCAAGGGCTTACTGCCGTGAGCCACGCGATGTCAGTGATTGCGACTTCCGGCATATCACCCGTCGGTGGATTGGAAGGATCGACCGCAGGAATCACTGGCGAGGCGATCCTGTTCCTGTTCCTGTTCTTTGCCCTGTCGCGGCTGACCTTTTCGACCGATACAGCGACCTCAGGGTATTCGCGGCTGGACAAAGACCCAGAATTTAGGATTGGCATCTTCATCGTGCTGGCGGTCGCTGTGCTGCTGTTCATCCGGTTTTTGGCTGGAACGGCCGAACTGAACATTGCCGTCGAAGTGCGGCAAGCACTTGGCGTTTTTTGGGGGTTCATGTTTACGGCGATGTCGTTTCTGACCACGGCCGGATTTGAAAGCGCCAACTGGAACGACGCGCAGCAATTGTCGGGCTTGAGCACACCGGGCCTGATTCTGATGGGGCTAGCCCTGGTCGGAGGAGGCGTGGCGACGACTGCGGGTGGGGTAAAGCTGTTGCGGGTTTTTGCGCTCTATCTGAATGGCAAGCGCGAGATTGACCGATTGATCTATCCTTCTTCGGTCAGTGGAGAGGGTGGCGGCAACCGCCGCATTCAAAGCGACGGTGCCTTCATCGCCTGGATATTCCTGATGATGTTCGCCCTGACGTTGGCCTTGTTCGATTTGTTGCTGGCCGTCATGGGCGTAGGTTTTGAACAGGCCATGCTGCTCAGCGTTGCCGCACTCAGCACCACGGGGCCGTTGATAGAATTGGCAACGGATGTGCCCATACGTCTGATTGATCTTTCCAGCGGGGCCAAGTTGACGGTCTGCGCGGCGATGGTGATCGGGCGGTTGGAAACTCTTGCTATCGTGGCGCTGATTACGCCAACGCTGTGGCGCGATTGA
- the hflX gene encoding GTPase HflX, whose product MEHERAHTRAWVLHPEIKSDEQRRVPEPALEEAVALAAALPDLDVVGSEIVRLPRAQAGFLFGSGKIEELAERLHDNEIELVLIDGPVTPVQQRNLEKAWKVKILDRTGLILEIFSDRARTREGVLQVEMAALSYQRTRLVRAWTHLERQRGGLGFVGGPGETQIEADRRAIDEQLVRLRRQLQKVVKTRTLHRAARAKVPYPIVALVGYTNAGKSTLFNSLTGAEVMAKDMLFATLDPTMRRVELPDGPEVILSDTVGFISNLPTELVAAFRATLEEVLGADLVVHVRDISHEETEAQARDVEAILNSLGVEDSRPRLEVWNKIDLLSPEDREAALARAERDPAIFAISAVTGQGVDPLLSEIATILQGARHETILKLGFADGDKRAWLYRQDVVRSEDQTEAGFEITVLWTDKQASRFAAF is encoded by the coding sequence ATGGAACATGAGAGGGCGCACACCCGGGCTTGGGTGCTGCATCCCGAAATCAAATCAGATGAACAGCGCCGTGTCCCCGAACCAGCGCTGGAAGAGGCGGTGGCACTCGCTGCCGCTTTGCCCGATCTGGATGTGGTCGGTTCCGAAATAGTGCGCCTACCGCGCGCGCAGGCTGGTTTTCTGTTCGGCAGCGGCAAGATCGAGGAACTGGCCGAACGCCTCCACGACAATGAGATCGAGCTGGTTCTGATCGACGGGCCAGTGACTCCGGTTCAGCAGCGCAATCTGGAAAAAGCGTGGAAGGTCAAAATCCTCGACCGGACCGGTTTGATTCTGGAAATATTCAGCGACCGTGCGCGTACCCGCGAAGGTGTGCTGCAAGTTGAGATGGCCGCGCTTAGCTATCAGCGTACGCGACTGGTTCGGGCCTGGACCCACCTGGAACGTCAGCGCGGTGGCCTTGGGTTTGTGGGTGGTCCCGGTGAAACTCAGATCGAGGCCGACCGGCGTGCCATTGATGAACAACTGGTCCGCCTGCGCCGCCAATTGCAAAAAGTGGTGAAGACCCGCACCTTACACCGCGCAGCGCGCGCGAAGGTTCCATACCCGATTGTTGCACTTGTTGGCTATACAAACGCCGGGAAATCCACGCTGTTCAACAGCCTAACCGGGGCCGAGGTGATGGCAAAAGACATGCTGTTCGCCACGTTGGACCCAACCATGCGACGGGTTGAGCTGCCGGATGGCCCCGAGGTGATCCTGTCCGATACCGTGGGTTTCATCTCGAACCTGCCCACGGAACTGGTTGCGGCCTTCCGCGCCACGCTGGAAGAGGTTCTGGGGGCTGATCTGGTCGTGCATGTCCGCGATATCAGCCACGAAGAAACCGAAGCACAGGCACGGGATGTTGAGGCGATCCTGAACTCTTTGGGTGTCGAGGACAGTCGCCCCCGGTTGGAGGTTTGGAACAAGATCGACTTGCTGAGCCCGGAAGACCGCGAAGCCGCGCTTGCCCGGGCCGAGCGTGATCCGGCGATCTTTGCCATATCGGCCGTAACGGGCCAAGGTGTTGATCCACTGCTGTCTGAAATCGCCACGATCCTGCAGGGCGCGCGGCATGAGACTATCCTGAAACTGGGCTTTGCCGATGGTGACAAACGCGCGTGGCTCTATCGTCAGGATGTGGTCAGGTCTGAAGATCAGACCGAAGCGGGGTTCGAGATCACGGTGCTCTGGACTGACAAGCAGGCGTCCCGCTTCGCGGCGTTCTAG
- the hfq gene encoding RNA chaperone Hfq, with translation MASDRQNLQDAFLNNVRKAKVPVTIFLINGVKLQGVITWFDNFCVLLRRDGQSQLVYKHAISTIMPSQPINLYEGEDAS, from the coding sequence ATGGCTTCGGACAGACAGAATCTGCAGGACGCGTTCCTGAACAATGTACGGAAAGCAAAGGTCCCGGTCACAATATTCCTGATCAACGGTGTGAAATTGCAGGGTGTAATCACCTGGTTCGACAACTTCTGCGTGCTGCTGCGCCGCGACGGACAGTCGCAGTTGGTGTACAAGCATGCGATTTCGACCATCATGCCGTCACAGCCGATCAACCTGTATGAGGGCGAAGACGCCTCTTGA
- a CDS encoding nuclear transport factor 2 family protein, translating into MGSFRDTLNNLARDYAIAWSSGDPDLVAGFFAPEGQISINRGEPLRGHAEIAEMARGFYAEFPDLEVRCDMMRWAGGHAIFVWTLEGHHAETGNRVVTRGWEEWELSKDNKVLSSLGWFDAEDYQRQIDGT; encoded by the coding sequence ATGGGCAGCTTTCGAGACACCTTAAACAATCTCGCACGCGATTATGCCATCGCCTGGAGCTCGGGCGATCCCGACTTGGTCGCCGGTTTTTTCGCCCCCGAAGGTCAGATCAGCATTAATCGCGGTGAGCCCCTGCGCGGCCATGCCGAAATCGCTGAAATGGCCCGCGGGTTCTATGCAGAATTCCCCGATCTTGAGGTGCGTTGCGATATGATGCGTTGGGCCGGAGGGCATGCCATTTTTGTCTGGACCCTCGAAGGCCATCACGCCGAGACCGGCAACCGTGTCGTTACACGCGGCTGGGAAGAGTGGGAGCTTTCAAAGGACAACAAGGTGCTATCATCGCTTGGGTGGTTCGATGCAGAGGATTACCAGCGCCAGATAGACGGTACCTAG